In a single window of the Candidatus Caccoplasma merdavium genome:
- a CDS encoding 30S ribosomal protein S12, which produces MPTIQQLVRKGRVVLEDKSKSPALDSCPQRRGVCVRVYTTTPKKPNSAMRKVARVRLTNGKEVNSYIPGEGHNLQEHSIVLVRGGRVKDLPGVRYHIVRGTLDTAGVNGRTQRRSKYGAKRPKAGAAPAAKGKK; this is translated from the coding sequence ATGCCTACAATTCAGCAATTAGTAAGAAAAGGGCGGGTTGTTTTGGAAGACAAGAGTAAGTCTCCGGCACTGGATTCATGTCCGCAAAGACGTGGCGTGTGTGTGAGAGTATACACGACGACTCCCAAGAAACCTAACTCTGCAATGCGTAAAGTAGCACGTGTGCGTTTGACCAACGGTAAAGAGGTGAACTCTTACATCCCGGGAGAAGGACACAACTTGCAAGAGCACTCGATTGTATTGGTGCGTGGCGGTCGTGTAAAAGACCTTCCCGGTGTGCGTTACCACATCGTTCGCGGAACATTGGATACCGCAGGCGTAAACGGTCGTACCCAACGTCGCTCGAAATACGGAGCCAAGAGACCGAAAGCCGGAGCCGCTCCTGCCGCAAAAGGTAAAAAATAA
- the rpsG gene encoding 30S ribosomal protein S7: MRKAKPKKRVILPDPVFSDVKVTKFVNHLMYDGKKSIAYTIFYTALDTVKEKLSNEEKSALEIWKKALDNITPQVEVKSRRIGGATFQVPTEIRPDRKESISMKNLIQYARKRGGKTMAEKLAAEIVDAYNEQGGAFKRKEDMHKMAEANRAFAHFRF; this comes from the coding sequence ATGAGAAAAGCAAAACCTAAGAAACGGGTTATCTTACCCGATCCCGTATTCAGTGACGTAAAGGTTACCAAATTTGTCAATCACTTGATGTATGACGGCAAGAAAAGCATTGCCTATACTATTTTTTATACGGCCTTGGATACAGTAAAGGAAAAGCTCTCCAACGAAGAAAAATCCGCACTCGAAATCTGGAAAAAAGCGTTGGACAATATTACCCCCCAAGTTGAGGTAAAATCTCGTCGTATCGGTGGTGCAACCTTCCAAGTACCTACCGAAATCCGTCCCGATCGCAAGGAATCCATCTCCATGAAGAATTTGATACAATACGCCCGTAAAAGAGGCGGCAAGACGATGGCCGAGAAATTGGCTGCCGAGATTGTTGATGCCTATAACGAGCAAGGAGGTGCATTCAAACGCAAAGAGGACATGCACAAAATGGCCGAGGCCAACCGGGCATTTGCACATTTCAGATTCTAA